Proteins encoded by one window of Colletes latitarsis isolate SP2378_abdomen chromosome 5, iyColLati1, whole genome shotgun sequence:
- the Emc gene encoding basic helix-loop-helix domain-containing extra-macrochaetae, with protein MKAMVVSPVGGRVPPSRGVLHSSLGINGTRRDLEAEEVAAYLTKLRSLVPDMPRKRKLSKLEVIQRVIEYICDLQTTLEETNVHHESSIAKTTPRQPLQPLLNATTTVSTTSPTTTTTTMTGLVTER; from the coding sequence ATGAAGGCGATGGTGGTGAGCCCCGTGGGCGGCAGAGTGCCGCCAAGCCGCGGTGTCCTGCACAGTAGTCTGGGCATCAACGGGACTCGTCGCGATCTCGAGGCAGAAGAAGTGGCTGCTTACTTGACGAAACTGAGGTCCTTGGTCCCCGACATGCCGAGGAAGCGAAAACTGTCGAAGCTCGAGGTGATCCAGAGGGTGATCGAGTACATCTGCGATCTTCAAACCACCCTCGAGGAGACGAACGTCCACCACGAATCCAGCATCGCGAAGACGACGCCGCGACAGCCCCTCCAGCCGCTGTTGAACGCCACGACGACCGTGTCGACGACATCGCCGACGACCACGACGACCACGATGACCGGACTGGTCACGGAACGGTGA